The genomic window ATGATTCAGGCCATTTTGCCTTCCAGGATTTTCACCGCACCATTGCCGGACGTTTTACTGATGGCGACGATAGCCTGTACATGAATACCGATGCTATCGGCGGAGCCTTTCCTGTTAGCTATACCAGCTCTCATATGGAGTTTGCCGGTCAAAAAAAGTAACCTGTTAATATGACATCAGAAGAACGCCTGAGTACTATAAACCTTTCCATTAGTCTTGATAAAAATAATATTCCTGAAAAGATTGATTGGGTTGCAACAGATGCCGAACCGGGCATACATGAGGCAGGTGCCATGCTGGTCGCTCTCTGGGATCAGAAGGCAAAGACGGGTTTAAGCATCGATCTGTGGACGAAGGAAATGACTATACCTGAGATGAACTTATTTTTCTATCAGACATTCTACCAATTATCAGAAACTTTTGTCAGGGCTACGCAGAATAAAGAACTGAGTGAGGACATAAAAAAATTTGCAAACGAATTTATTGAAAAGGTGAAGCAGGCTGAAAAGCTTGCCCTTAAATAAGTGGTAGTCGATAAAGCTTCAATTCATTTTTCAATCGCTATTTGCTTTATTTCTTTCGATTCTACAATTCTGTACCTATAATTCTGTTGTGTGGAGGGCTGTCAACAATTCTGTTTTCTTATTACTCCCGGTCATCTTTTAATACTGGTGATAGAAGCCTTAGTGCATTGAACACCGCCTGGTGGCTTACGGTGGCATGGTTCTCCTGAGGCAGATAGTCAAAATAAATATTTAAACTATTGCTTTCCGAATTTTTTAATTTTTCTGCCAGAAGATTTACATCTACTTCCATAACACGTGGAATGTCGCTGGGGGTCAATCCTTCTTTTCCTACCCCGATATAAATATCTGTTTTAGCCGTAAAAGTTTTTTGAAGTATTTCAAATTGGCTGTTTAGTAAGGATCCATTGTCCCACCATAGGCTTGGGCTTACAATAATATATTTATTAAATAAGGTTGGTTTTCCAAATAATATTTCTGTTGCCAGAAGTCCGCCTAACGATTCTCCAATAATCGTTTTGGTATCATTGGTTTTGTATTTATTCTGAATATAGGGTTGCAATTCTTTTTCAATAAAATCTATAAACTTATCTGAGTGACCGGATGAAGGATATCGTTTCTGATCCGTTGCTACAGTTGTCGGAAAAGTAAAATCTCTTTTTCGATCTGTATTGGCAATTCCAACAATAATTGATTTCGGAACGCGGTTTATCCAGGGGAAACTGTTAAACTGATACAGTCCCACAATATGAATAAAATCTTCGTCAGCTCCGCCATCAAGGAGGTAGACCACAGGATATTTTGTAGTATCATTTTGATTGTAACCTTCAGGCAGATATATATTTAAAATTCTTTTTTCGGATAATTCAACAGATTCAATTTCGTCGATCTCTCCGAGGATAAATGGCTTGCTGTTGTCCGATTTTTTAGCCTGCTTATTCTGGCTGTAACAAGCTGTTGTAAAAAGGATAAGTACACAGATTAGCAAGGTCTTCATAGATACATTGTAATCTAAAATGGAAAATGGCGCGATGTAAAATCGAATAGTAACTTCTCTTTTATTTCCCCTTCGAAAAAAGCTTCGACAATTCACCCAGCTCGAAAGTAATTACGGTAAGCTGACCATTCGGCGAGACATAGGGAGTATCACATGCAAAGAGCTGATCAATCAGGTTTTTCATCTCTTTTTCAATCAGCACCTCACCCGCTTTTATAGAGGCTCTTTTTGCCATCGTGACAGCAAGCTGGTGGCGCTTACCGGATTTTGTGTTCACGTTGCTCAGCTTAAATTCATCGAGCATGCGTTCTATCAGGTCTTTCTCATTTCCGAGCCTTATATCAGAAGGAATACCATGCAATACAAATGAGTTTCCTCCGAATTCCTGGATGTCAAATCCAAATGCACAAAGCTCGGGCAGCAGCTCACGCAGCAACTCAACGTCGGGTGGAGCGATGTGAATGGTTTCAGGAAAAAGCTGCTGTTGGGTAGTAAGGTTATTCGTATCGAGGCCTTTCACAAATTTCTCGAAGAGGATGCGCTCATGCGCCGCCTGCTGATCTATAAGTATAAACCCCGATTTTATCTGCGATAAGATGTATTTTTTGTGAAGCTGAAAAGGTGCTGATTGCGTGTCAGGAATATCTTCAAACATGGCAGCAGCAGCATCACTAAATGGCTGGTCTATACTGCCTGAAATAGTGATGGTGCTTAACTGAGGTATGGATTCAGGCTCATACATTTTTTGCCAGTTGCGGATATTTGATTGATTCCGTGAATGTGTTTCTGCAAAGGGAAATTGCTGTTTTCCAAGCAGGGGTAATGAAAAAGATTTTTTAGACGAAGAAGTTTCAGAAAAAGGCTTTGCAGGCGTGGAAAAAGCCTGCAGGTGATCGAAGGCTGTTTCGCGGTCGAAGTCGAGAGTAGGGGTAACAGAAAATTTTGAAAGCGCTCCTTTCACTGCAGTATTCACAAAGGCATACACTATCTTATCATCATCGAATTTAATCTCCTGCTTGGTGGGATGCACGTTGATATCTATCCGTGAAGGATCGATGTCAAGAAAAATGACATACAGCGGAAAGGTATCTTTCTGCAGCAATTGATGATAGGCACTTACCACCGCATGGTTCAGGTAATTATTCCGGATAAACCTCCGGTTCACAAAAAAATACTGGTCACCGCGCATCTTCTTTGCCGACTCCGGCTTTCCCACAAATCCAAAAATGTTTACAATGCTGGTTTGCTCTTCCAGCGGCACCAGCCGCTCGTTATAGTGGTTACCAAAAATATTACGGATGCGCTGGCGGAGGTTTGATGGAGGAAGGTGAAACACTTGCAGGCCGCTGTGGTGCATCTCAAAGTGTATTTCAGGATTTGATAGTGCAATGCGCTGAAATTCATCTATGATATGCCGGGTTTCCACCGGGTTGCTTTTCAGGAAATTCCTCCGTGCGGGGATGTTGTAAAATAAGTTTTTAATAGCGATAGAAGTGCCCTCGGTTACCTGGGCAGGCTCGTGCTTTCTCACTTCCGATCCCTCTATTTCGAGCAGGCAGCCCAGCTCATCTCCTCTTCTCCTGGTCTTTAATTCTACTTGTGAAATAGCGGCAATAGAGGCCAGTGCTTCCCCCCGGAAGCCCATGGTTCGGATAGCAAACAGATCTTCGGCAACAGCGATCTTCGAGGTAGCATGCCTTTCAAAGCTCATCCGGGCATCGGTTTCCGTCATGCCGCATCCGTTATCAATTACCTGGATGAGCGCTTTGCCGGCATCCTTAATGATCAGCTTGATGGAAGTGGCACCCGCATCCAGAGCATTTTCCATCAGCTCTTTTACTGCAGAAGCCGGCCGCTGAATAACTTCACCCGCAGCTATCTGATTGGCGATCGAATCAGGAAGAAGGTGAATGATGTCGGGCATGAAGTAATAACAGTAGAAGTAAAAATAATATTAACCTTCGAAAATGGAAAGTAACCCTGCCATATTAATAGGGGTTATAAAATTATCAAT from Chitinophagales bacterium includes these protein-coding regions:
- the gldC gene encoding gliding motility protein GldC is translated as MTSEERLSTINLSISLDKNNIPEKIDWVATDAEPGIHEAGAMLVALWDQKAKTGLSIDLWTKEMTIPEMNLFFYQTFYQLSETFVRATQNKELSEDIKKFANEFIEKVKQAEKLALK
- a CDS encoding alpha/beta hydrolase, translating into MKTLLICVLILFTTACYSQNKQAKKSDNSKPFILGEIDEIESVELSEKRILNIYLPEGYNQNDTTKYPVVYLLDGGADEDFIHIVGLYQFNSFPWINRVPKSIIVGIANTDRKRDFTFPTTVATDQKRYPSSGHSDKFIDFIEKELQPYIQNKYKTNDTKTIIGESLGGLLATEILFGKPTLFNKYIIVSPSLWWDNGSLLNSQFEILQKTFTAKTDIYIGVGKEGLTPSDIPRVMEVDVNLLAEKLKNSESNSLNIYFDYLPQENHATVSHQAVFNALRLLSPVLKDDRE
- the mutL gene encoding DNA mismatch repair endonuclease MutL, giving the protein MPDIIHLLPDSIANQIAAGEVIQRPASAVKELMENALDAGATSIKLIIKDAGKALIQVIDNGCGMTETDARMSFERHATSKIAVAEDLFAIRTMGFRGEALASIAAISQVELKTRRRGDELGCLLEIEGSEVRKHEPAQVTEGTSIAIKNLFYNIPARRNFLKSNPVETRHIIDEFQRIALSNPEIHFEMHHSGLQVFHLPPSNLRQRIRNIFGNHYNERLVPLEEQTSIVNIFGFVGKPESAKKMRGDQYFFVNRRFIRNNYLNHAVVSAYHQLLQKDTFPLYVIFLDIDPSRIDINVHPTKQEIKFDDDKIVYAFVNTAVKGALSKFSVTPTLDFDRETAFDHLQAFSTPAKPFSETSSSKKSFSLPLLGKQQFPFAETHSRNQSNIRNWQKMYEPESIPQLSTITISGSIDQPFSDAAAAMFEDIPDTQSAPFQLHKKYILSQIKSGFILIDQQAAHERILFEKFVKGLDTNNLTTQQQLFPETIHIAPPDVELLRELLPELCAFGFDIQEFGGNSFVLHGIPSDIRLGNEKDLIERMLDEFKLSNVNTKSGKRHQLAVTMAKRASIKAGEVLIEKEMKNLIDQLFACDTPYVSPNGQLTVITFELGELSKLFSKGK